Part of the Rhodothermales bacterium genome, TGAACAGCGACACGATGAAGGTGAAGATGCAGATGAACCCGTGCCAGAGCCCGAGCCAGAAGCCGGCGACCTCCCGCATGGGGTCGGCGAGATCGATCGCCACATTGGGACCCGGCGTACATCCGGCGAAAAAGAGCAGCGCAACCACCCCCATCAGCACATACCTGGCTTTCATAGCGCCTCATCGTTTGGTTCAGAGGATCACACCCTCCTCTTGACGAGACGACGGGCCCGTGGGATACGTGTGGGGATATTTTAACGGGGTCAACTGTGTTTAAAGGTGAACGGCAGTGACATCATTCGTGCACCCTGTATCCTGCATCGGAAGACCTGAGCCCATGATGCGTAAGACCAGTTAGGAACAGGTTGTTCGCGCCGCCCTCATCGCAAGACCGCCTTCTCAACATATCGCAATTTGGAACGAATCCGGGCGATTACCTGGCGCATGTGCCCACTGAGGTCCGGACATCACGGCGCCATACCCTGCGCCAGAAATCGAAGCCTCTTCCTTGTAGTCATCATTGCCGATGGAGCGCGGGATTCGATTTGCTGCGCATCGTCTCCACATAGGCCTTGAGTACAGCGTTTATTCGCGTTTGGTATCCCGGACCATCCTGCTGAAAGTACGCCAACACGTCTGCATCCAGGCGAAGCGAAATGGCCTTCTTGGGCTGAGGTTGAACAATCACCGCCTCCTTCCAGAACGCTTCGTCCGTGGCGGGGATATCCGAAAAGTCGATATCCTCATCTTTTAGCGCAGCCAGCTCACCGGGGGTCAGTTCCTTTTGGTAGCGCGGCATGATAAATCCTCCGTTCTCGTTCATTTGCCTTTCGAGCCGAGATGATCCGAATACTGTCCTCGCGCCTTGTGAAGGCGACCAGGAGTACCAGGGTTCCTTCAATGACACCCAACGCCTGCCAGCGTTGCTCGCCGTAGTCCTGGCGATCATCCTCCCGAATCAGGCATGCGTTATCGAATGCGGCTCTGGCACGATCGAAGCCAATCCCATGCTTTAGAAGGTTGATCTGGTTTTTCGCCTCATCCCACTCAAATTCCATGTAAGCGTAAATACAATTCGTATATACATCCCTGATAGCACGTGGTTTCGGCTACCCACATCCTTCTAGACACGAAATTTGGGGGTCATATAACCTGTGTGGGGAGCGCATGTAGGCGAATTGGAGAAAACGTCGGGGACGGGCCTTTGCGGGGGGGCCCATTGGGGGAAACGTCGAGGTACGGTCCCCGGGGGACCTAACCCGACCTACGGGCTTTGAGGGGGGCCCATTGGGGGAAGCGTCGGGTTACGGTCCCTAAGGGGGACCTAACCCGACCTACGGATTTGGCGATTTGCCTTTTGCGATGCCTTTCATCCTACGGCCTTCAGCCCGTTGAGCAGCATCTGCACGGCCATCATCACGAGGAGCATCCCCATCAGGCGTTCGATGGCGGCGAGGCCGCGGTCGCGGAGGACCCGGTAGAGCAACGGGGCGCCGAGGAGCGCGACCGACGTCAGCGCCCAGGCGATCATCAGGGCATAAAACCAGTTCGTCATCTGACCCGGTGCGCTGCGTACCATCAGGATCAGCATCGCCAGGGCGGACGGGCCGGCGATCATGGGTACGGCCAGCGGCACGATGAACGGCTCGCCCCCCACCGCGCTGTGCCCCATCACGCCCTCTTTGTTCGGAAAGATCATCCGAAGCCCGATGATGAGCAGCACGATCCCGCCGGCGATGGTCACCGACTCCTGCTGAAGATGGAGGAAATCGAGGATCTTCTGGCCGCTGAACAGGAAGATCAGCAAAATCGCCAGCGCGATGAACAGCTCGCGAACGATGATCTTCTGCCGGCGCGCCGGATCGATATCCTTCAGGATGGACAGCATCACCGGGATATTCCCGAGCGGGTCCATGATAAACAGCAGCACAACGGCGGCGGACCAGATCGAATCGGAGAAGTCCATGGGGGGAGGTTCAAGGTCTGAGGGTCAAGGATCGAGGTTCGGAGTCCATATAACTCGCCCTTACCTGGGCGGCATGATCAACAAGGACGCCCAGCGCGGTGTCGTTGGGCCTTGAACCTTGATGCTCGAACATAGAACCACCTTCCAGAACTTTTTTCTGCGCCGCCTATACTATCGGCCAGGTCTACTCGTTTTTACCCTATCGGCCCCGGAAACGACCGGTAGTTTTGCCATCGACACCGCGGATGCATCCCAGCGACGAGCAACTGGTTTCGGCTTACCTCGACCATAACGACGAACGGGCGTTCAGCCTGCTCGTGAGTCGTCATCAGGAGCGAATCTTCGGCTACCTGCTGGGTATGGTGCGCGACCGGAGCGTGGCGAACGATCTCTTCCAGGAGACCTTCCTGCGCGTCATTCGCGCAATGCAGAACCAGCGCGGTTCGTACGCCCAGCAAGACCGGTGGCTGGCCTGGGTGATGCGCATCGCCCGCAACGCCGCGCTCGATTACCTGCGCAGCCGGAAAAAATGGCAGGATGTGCCCGATCTCGGGGACGACGACGCCCCCTCGTTCTGGGAACGGCTGCCGGCCGACGGGATCGCAGCCGATGAGTTGATGCATCGCGGCGAGCAGGCGGACTGGCTTCAGGCCTGTATCGATCGGCTCCCCCCGGAGCAGCGCGAGGTGCTGCTGCTTCGCCACGAATCGGAGATGACCTTCAAGGAAATCGCCCAGCTCACCGACTGCTCGATCAACACCGCCCTCGGACGCATGCGCTACGCGCTGCTGAACCTTCGGCGGATGATGACCGATAAAAAAAAACCTCAGACTGAACTTTCCGAGCTTCCGTAGAGCTCGCATGCCACGTTTTTATGGACAAGAAGCTACAACTCCTAGCTCATCTTTATGGCGAAGCCGAGGATGCAGCCCCCCTCCAGGAGCTGCTCCAGGATTCCGACCTCAAGGCGGAATACCAGGCCATGAGCGAGGCCAAGTTCTGGCTTGACCACTCCATCGCCGAAAAACCGGATGCGGACGTGCTCGCCCGCATCATGGCCGCCGCGTCAGCCGGCGCAGTTGGCAGCACAGTTAGCGACACAGTTGGCAGCACAGTGCCGATCGATCGCGCCCCCGCACCGCGCCGGGCCCTCGGGCTCCGAATCCGGAACTGGAGCTATGCGGCCACCGCCCTGAGCGTCGTCGCCCTCGTCGCACTTTTTCTCGTGAATCGGACGCCGACCTCGTCGTTCCAGGAAGCCCCCGTCGCCGCCCAGTCGGTGCCGCTTCAGAAACTCGAAGCCGATGGATTCGGGCTCGACAGGGACGCGGAGCCGATGGCCGAAGCCCTCGCCGACGAAGCGCCGGCCGCCAGCCGTTCGCTCGCCGACTCCGGTTTCCAGATGGCCGGCGCACTCGCCCCCGTCACGGAATCCCGGCAACCGACCTGGGAGGAAGCCGATGCCCTCATCCAGTATAAAAGCCGGATCGACCAGCTCCTCGAACAGAGCGAAGACCTGAGCTGGGATCATGTCGTCCCGCTCGAATCGCTCCAGGGCGCCGCCCCGACCGCTCCGCCGGCCGGGCTTCGTCTCAACGAGGCGTCCAGCACGCGTTCACCCAGAGGCAACTAGCAGACCATGCGACGCTTTTTAAACAGTCTCATCGTCCACTTGCCCGCTTTGCTGCTCTTCGCCACCCTGGCGTTGCCAGCCTTCGCGCAAACGCACACGTTGACGATCCAGAATGGCGAGGTCCGTGTGGACGGCCGGCTCCAGGAGCCGGATCAGATCCCCTCCTCGCTCGAAGTCGACGGTGTCACCGTGCAGCTGTCCTTCAGCGGCTCGACGGGCACTTCGTTTAAATTGAACGATCACTATTACACCATCATGGACGGCCGCCTGCACGAGTTGCCGGCCGAGGAGATGGAGTCCAGCCGCACGACGGTGGTATTCCGCAACCCGCCGCCCCCCATCCGCCAGCGCGCCGCCGCCAAGGCGGACGTAGCCTACGGCGAAGCGGCGGAGCCGGTCGGCGCAAACCCGCTCATGCAGCATTATTTCCTCGAAGTGCAGCGGGAGGACAATGCCCTCTACCGCCGGCTCGTAACCGAATTCGACCTGGAGAACCAGACCCTCGAACGCGCCCAGCGCATCCGGAATATGGCTGCCGGCCCGGCGCGCGACGCCGAGGTGGCCGAACTGCGTCAGCTGCTCGAGCGCATCTTCGAACTCAAGCAGGAAAACCGCCGGATGGAAGTCGAGCAGCTCGAAAAACAGCTCACCGAACTGCAACGCCGCTTCGAGGAACGCGAAGACCTGAAAAGCCAGATCATCGACCAGCGTCTCCAGGAACTGATCCAGTAACACGGCCCGTTCGATCTCGAGGCGCGATCCCCGGCGCGCCTTTTATCCGAATCCTTCATCTCCTATCTTCATCGGCAGCACTCCCAGCCACGTTGCCTGCATGAAGTTTTTCTGGTTTCTCCTCCTCGCGTTCCTGGCCCTGCCGGCCGGTGCGCAGCCTGTCATCCCGCGCCCGGTCGATGTGTTCGGCTTCGAGCCGGGTGCGGACTACCAGCTGGCCGATTACAGCCAGGTCACCGACTACTTCCAGCGCCTCGACGCCGCCTCGGATCGGGCGCGGATGATCGAAATCGGGCGGTCCGCCCAGGGCCGGCCGCTGTACGTGATGTTCATCTCCAGCGAGGCCAACATGGCCCAGCTCGACCGCTGGAGAACGATGAGCGAGGCCCTCTCCCGCGCCCGCATCGACGATGCCACCGCCCGCCGGTATGCCCGCGAGGGCAAAACCGTGGTCTGGATCGACGGCGGGATGCATGCGAGCGAAAAAGCACACGGGCAGATGACGCCGCTGCTGGCCTGGAAGCTGGTTGCCGAAGACAGCTTCGAGATGCAGCGCATCCGCGACAACGTCGTCGTGCTGCTCATGCCGAACATCAACCCGGACGGGCTCGACATCGTCACCAGCTGGTACCGGAAGTATGTGGGCACGCCCTACGAAACGACGAGTCCGGCCTGGCTCTACCATCCTTACGTAGGCCACGACAACAACCGGGACTGGTTCATGAACACGATGCCGGAGTCGGAGGCGGTGTCGCAGGTGCTGTACAACGAGTGGTATCCCCAGATCGTCCATAACCATCATCAGACCTCGCCGGCGTGGGCGCGCATCTTCCTCCCGCCCTTCTCCGATCCGGTCAATCCCAACATCCACCCCGGCGTCACGACGGGCGTCAACCTCGTGGGCTCCGCCATGGCGAACCGGTTCGCGATGGAGAAGAAGCCCGGCGTCGTTTCCGATGTAGCGTACAGCATGTGGTGGAACGGGGGGATGCGGACGGCGCCGTATTTCCACAACATGATCGGGATCCTCACGGAGACGGCGCACGCCACCCCCACACCGCGCTACTATGCCCCCGATTCGCTGCCGCGCACGCTCGCCGGCCACCCCGACACCCCCACCGACGGCACCGACATCTTTTACCCCTATCCCTGGCCGGGCGGCGAGTCCCACTTCCGGGACGCGGTCGACTACATGGTCACGGCCTCGATGGGCATCCTCGAAATCGCCGCGGACCGGCGCGAGCGCTGGCTGTACGACAGCTACGCGATGGGGCGCGACGCCATCGCCAGGGGCGACACCGCGAAACCGTACGCCTACATCATCCCCGCCGACCAGGCCGACCCGACGGAAGCCCGCCGGCTCGTGGAAGTCCTCCGCAAAACCGGCATCGAGGTCCAGCGCGCCGAGCGCCCGTTCACCGCGGGGGCAACGCGCTACGACGCGGACAGTTATGTGGCTTTCAGCGCCCAGGCCTATCGGCCGATGCTCGTCGACCTCATGGAGCCCCAGGACTACCCCGACCGCCGGAAGGCGGATGGATCACCCGAGGTGCCCTACGACCTCGCCGGCTGGACGCTCCCCATGCAGATGGGCGTCCGCGTCGACCGCATCGACGCGCCCTTCCAGGCGCCGCTGTACCCGGTGACGGAAACGCGCGTCTTGCCGAAAAAAGGCACGGTCGCGGAAAACCCCGCGTTCGGCTACGCGCTCGGGCATAGCGCCAACGGCAGCGCACTGGTCGTAAACCGACTGCTCAAGGCCGGAGAGAAGGTCGCCTGGGCCGGCGAGGCATTCGGCCCCGAGAACGCGCCGTTCCCCGAAGGCACCATCGTCATCGAAAAAGGGGCCGACACCGAGCGCCGGCTCGAGGCGCTCGCCGAGGAGACGGGGCTGTCGTTCGCCGGTCTGGAAACCCGGCCCGCTGTCACCACCTACCCGCTCTCCGTCCCGCGCATCGGCCTGTACAAATCGTGGCTCGCCAACATGGACGAAGGATGGACGCGCTGGCTGCTCGACCAGTACGCGTTCGCCGTGGATACACTGCACGACGCCGACCTCCGCTACGACCGGTTGTCCACCTACCACGCCGTCATCCTGCCCGACCAGGGCAGCGATGCGCTGCTGAAGGGGCATGCGCCGAACACCATGCCGGCGGAATACACCGGCGGGATCGGCCTCGAGGGCACACTGGCCCTCAAGCAATTCGTCGAGGAAGGCGGCACGCTGCTGGCGCTGGACAGCGCGAGCGATTTTGTGATCGACCAGTTCGGTCTGCCCGTGCGCAACGCCGTCCGCGGCGTGCCGTCCTCGCGGTTCTTCATTCCCGGATCGCTGATCCGGATGGACGTGGACACCGGCCACCCGCTCGCGTACGGGATGCAGGAAGAGACGGCCGCGTCCTTCCAGCAGGGCCGGGCGTTCGAAGCGGTGGTCCGTTCATCGACCGGCGAGGGCGGGCGCGAGTCCATCGCGCCGGCGCCGGCACCCGTGATCGACGTCATCGCCCGGTACGCCAAAAGCGATCTCCTCATGAGTGGATGGGCACTGGGAGAGGATGAATACCTCGCCGGCAAGGCCGCCATGGTGCGGGTGCCGGTCGGAGAGGGCAACGTGGTGATCACGGGTTTCCGCCCCCAGTTCAGAGGCCAGCCCGGCGGCACGTTCAAATTGATCTTCAACACCCTCCACGCCGCCACCCTGGCCGATTTTCCCGATCCGGAACCGGATGTGCTGCCTGCACCCGCCGGGCAACGCTAGCGCCCTGGCGTATCCGCCTCCCATTTTTTTCCATTTTAACATTTTCATTCATCACCCCCATGCTCCCCACCCCGACCTCCCGCCGCCAATTCCTTCGCCACGCCGCCTTCGCCGGCGCCGGCCTGGCGCTCCCGCTTCGGATCCTCGCCGACCCGTACGCCCCGATCTTTCACGCGCCGGCCGGCAAACCGGTGCGGGTTCGCGGCCGCGTCCGCGCCGGGCGGGCGAACCTCGCGGGGGTCTCGGTGACCGATGGCGTATCGGTCGTGCGGACCGGCGCCGACGGCCGGTATGAACTGACGACGACGGACGCGCAGCCTTTTGTGCACATCGGCCTGCCGGACGGATACCAGATCCCCCAGAATGCACCCGGGACGGCCCGCTTTTACCAGCCGATCGCCCCCAATGCCCGCGGGGAGATGGATGCGAGCTTCGACCTGGAGGCGACAGACGCCGGCAGCCGGCATCGCTTCGTCGTCCTCGCCGACACGCAAACGCAGACGCCGTACGAGATGGGCCTGCTGCACGACCAGACCGTGCCGGACGTGATCTCCACGGTACAGGAACTCGGATCCGTAGCCTTCGGCGTCGCGTGCGGCGACATCATGTTCGACGACCTCTCGCTCTACCCCGAGTACGAGCGCGCCGTCAGCCGGATGGGCGTGCCGTTCTTCCAGGTCGTGGGCAACCACGACCTCGACTTCTCCGGGCGATCGGATCTGACCTCCACCGAAACGTTCTGCGGGCGATTCGGCCCCCGCTATTATTCCTTCGAACGCGGCGAGGTGCACTATGTGGTGCTGGACGACGTGTTCTACCACGGCAAGGGGTATATCGGGTATCTCGACGACATCCAGCTTACCTGGCTCGCGGCGGACCTGGCGACGGTCGAGGCCGGCCGCACCGTCATCGTCCTCACCCACATCCCGGGCATGGGCACCGCCTCCCTGCGCAACGGCGCGGCATCCCCCGACATCAGCGGGTCGATCACGAACCGCGAACGCCTGTACCGGCTGCTGGAACCCTATACCGCCCACCTCATCACCGGGCACACCCACGAGCACGAGCATGTCTTCGAGGGCGGCGTGCACGAGCACGTCCTCGGCACCGCCTGCGGCGCCTGGTGGAGCGGGCCGATCTGCTACGACGGGACGCCGAGCGGCTACGCGGTGTTCGAGATGGACGGGTCGGACGTGTCCTGGCGCTACAAGAGCACCGGCATGCCGTTCGATCATCAGCTTCGCATCTACCCGCGCGGCTCCGACCCCACGGCGCCGGACGAGATCGTGGCCAACGTCTGGGATGCGGATCCGGAATGGGAGGTCGTCTGGTACGAGGACGGCGAACGCAAGGGCCGGATGGGGCAGCGTCTCGGGCTCGACCCGATGTCCATTGAACTCCACGCCGGCCCCGAACTGCCCAGCCACCGTCCCTGGGTGGAGCCACGGAAGACGCAACATCTGTTCTATGCCCCCGTCTCCCCGGAGGCAAACAGCATCCGCGTGGAAGCCCGCGACCGATTCGGCCGGGTGTACAGCGCCACCCTGTGACAAAGCCAGCGCATGGCGACCATCATAGCCCTTTTTATCATCCCGACCGAAGGTTCAGCGTAGCCAACCTGCCGTGGAGAGCCTGCTCCTGAGAAGGCGGGGGGACCTCCAGCAGCATGCCGCTGCGCCATCCATCGGGCGATCTCGCCCCTTCCCCCCGACCCTGTCGGGGATCCGTTCGAGACGACATCTCAACCATACTCACTCCATGAACTACACCTTCCTCGCTCTCACCTTCCTGCTCCTCGCCCTCCCGGCGCGCGCGCAGACCCCGCCGGCCGCCAACCCCGAGGATGTCGCCACGGTGGATGCCATCATGGCGGCTACTTACGACGTCATCTCCGGCCCGATCGGCGAGGAGCGCAACTGGGACCGGTTCCGCTCGCTGTTCATCCCGGGCGCCCGGTTGATTCCCGTCTCCGTCCGCCCCGAAGGCGTCACCGCCGCCGTGAGCACGGTCGACGAGTACATCCAGCGCGCGAGCCCCTATTTCGTACAGAACGGATTTTTCGAGGTCGAGGTCGAACGCAAGATCGAGCGCTACGGCCACATCCTGCACGCCTTCAGCACCTACGAATCCCGCAGCAAGCCCGACGACGCAAAACCGTTCGCGCGCGGGATCAATAGTTTCCAGTTGCTGTGGGATGGGAGTCGCTGGTGGATCGTGACGATCTACTGGGACAGCGAGCGGCCGGACCAGCCCATTCCCGAGCGGTATCTGCCTCGCAACAGCCCCTGATCCACGAGATCCCCGATGCTCCCCGCGATCGCGAGGGGGCGCAAACACACCATGCAACACCGTACACTCGGCACCACGTCCCTCTCCGTCTCCGCCCTGAGCTTTGGCGGCTGGGGCATTGTCGGCGGCCTGAACTGGGGACACCAGGAGAAGGCCAACTCCCTCGCGGCGCTCCGCGCGGCGTACGACGCCGGCATGACCACCATCGACACCGCCGAGATGTACGGCAACGGCTACTCGGAACAGCTCATCGGCGAGGCCCTCGGCGACGTACGCGACCGGCTGGTCATCGCCTCGAAGGTGGTGCCGGCGAACTTCGCCGAGGCCGACCTCCGCGCGGCCTGCGAACGCAGCCTCAAAAACCTGGGGACGACCTGGATCGACCTCTACCAGCTCCACTGGCCGAACTGGGATCTGCCCATCGAGGTCCCGATGCGCACGCTGGAGGCCCTCAAACAGGAGGGCAAGATCCGGGAATACGGCGTATCCAATTTTGGCCCGCTCGACCTCCGTGACGCGCTCCGCGCCGGCTTCGCGCCCGCCAGCAACCAGGTCGCCTACAGCCTCCTCTTCCGGGCTCCGGAGTACGCCATCCAGCCAGCCTGTCTGGATGCCGGCGTGTCCATCCTCTGCTACTCGCCGCTCCTGCACGGTTTGCTGACGGGCAAATTCAAGAACCCCGCGGACGTCCCGGAAGACCGCGCCCGGACGCGCCACTTCTCATCCGGCCAGTGGGCGCAGGTGCGCCACGGCCAGCGGGGCTTCGAGGACCTGCTGTTCAACACCATCCAGGACATCCGCGCGCTCGCGGAGGAGGCCGGCGAGCCGATGGCGGATCTGGCGCTCGCGTGGCTCCTCACGCGCCCCGGCGTGGCGTCGGTGATCGTCGGGGGCCGCAACCCGGACCAGGTCCGCCGCAACGTCCGCGCCGCCGAGCTGGCGCTCAGGCCGGAGGTTGCCCAGGCGCTGGACGATATCTCGAACGCCCTGAAAGAGGCGATGGGCCCGAATCCCGACATGTGGCAGGCTACGCCGCGGATTCGGTAGCCGCTTCGCGCCGTACCCGACGCCGGCCGGCGAACTGCAGCGCCACCGCCGCCAGTCCCATCGCGCCGAAGACCAGCACGAACGGAATCGCGCGGGACGAGAGGATCTGGTACAAGATGCCGTGCACGACGACCAGGCCGAACAGCGCGTAATTCCAGCGCTGGAGCTTCTTCCAGGTTTTCGTCCCGAGCCGGCGAAGCGACAGGTCGTTCGAGATCGCCATCAGCATCGCCACGATGAGCGTCGCGAAAAGTCCGGTGAAGTTGGCCGATCCGAACTGATCCATGCGGATAAACGGGAAGGCCAGGGGCTCGTCCGGAACGAAGAGCAACCACATACGCCCCCGAAAATGCATCTGGAGCCCGAAGACCGTGTGCGCGATGCTCAGGATGCCGGCCCAGATCCCGATGTCGCGTGTGAGGTCGTTGGATACCGGCCGCGCACGGCCCCGGAGTACGGCGAGCGGGCCCGTCAGGAGCGTGGCCGCCAGCAGCGCCATCCCCGCATAGGCCGTCGCCATGCTCCAGTTGTGGATCACGTCCTCCGCCCCGACCCACCGGTAGCAGAGCGCTGTCACGATCGCCGAAAGCGCGAGGAGCGGGAGATGATGGCGCAGCAGCCGCCGGCGCATGCGATGCCATTTCACGGGGCGATTCAGGATGGGGGTGGGCATGGTGGGTCGGGGAGATGGGTTTCGGGGTGCGGGATCCTGGATGCGGAATCATCGTGGGACCGCCAGTGCAAGCGGCTGGACTAAACCCATCGCGAATCCCGCATCTATATCCCGCCGCAGACAACCGTTACTCGACGCGCAAGATACGCGCGTTGATGGCGACGACCACGGTGCTGAGGCTCATCAGCACGGCGCCCACGGCCGGACTCAGGATGATGCCCCAAGCGGCCAGCACGCCGGCGGCGAGCGGCAGGGCCACGATGTTGTAGCCGGCCGCATACCAGAGATTCTGGATCATCTTGCGGTACGTCGCCTTCGCGAGCGCGATGACGCGGACGGCATCGCGTGGGTCGCTGTCGACCAGCACCATGTCGGCCGCTTCGATGGCGACGTCCGTTCCGGCCCCGATGGCCATGCCGACATCCGCCGTCGCCAGCGCCGGCGCATCGTTGACGCCGTCGCCCGTCATCGCCACGCGCCGCCCCTCGTCCTGCAGCGCCTTGATTTTCGCGCTCTTCTCGTCCGGGAGCACCTCCGCGATCGTGCGGTCGATGCCGAGTTCGCCGGCCACATAGTCTGCCACCTCCTGCCTGTCGCCGGTGAGCATCACCGCGTCGATGCCCATCGCGTGCAGCCGCTCGATCGCCTCGCGGGCGGACGGGCGGATGACGTCCGCCAGCGCCAGCGCGCCGAGCAACTCGGCCTCGTCGTCCGATCCGCCAACCAGGTACACGACGGTCTTGCCCTGCCGGCCGAGTTCGTCGACGCGCCCATCCGACGGCGAGAGACCCGCCGAGGCGATGGCTCCCGGACTCAACACCCGGATGCGACGCCCGTCGATGTCCGCCTGGACACCCTGACCGGTGATCGACGTGAATCCCTTCGACGCCGGCGCATCGATGCCACGCTCCTCCGCCGCGTGGAGGATGCCGGCCGCGATGGGGTGTTCACTCCCCCGCTCGACGCCGGCAGCGAGACGGAGCACCTCGTCTTCGCCGTCGGCGTCGTACACCAGGATGTCGGTGACGCCGAAACGACCTTCCGTGAGCGTGCCCGTCTTGTCGAAGACCATGGTATCCAGCAGCCGCGCCTGCTCGAAGGCGGTCCGGTTGCGGATGAGCAGCCCGCGCCGCGCCGCCGCGGAGGTCGATACGGCCACGACGAGCGGGATCGCGAGCCCGAGCGCGTGCGGGCAGGCCACGACCATCACCGTGACCGCGCGCTCGATCGAAAACGCGAGGTCACGGCCGGCGGCGATGAACCACGCGACGAACGTCACGGCTCCGACCGAGAGGGCCACGACCGTAAGCCAAAGCGCCGCCCGGTCCGCGAGGTTCTGGGTCCGGCTTTTCGACGCCTGCGCCGTCTTGACGAGGTCGATGACCTGGTTGAGATAACTCTCCTCACCGGTCTTTTTAACCTCTACCGTCAGCGAGCCCTGCCCGTTCACCGAGCCGGCGATGACGCCGTCCCCCGTCGTTTTTTTGACGGGCCGACTCTCCCCCGTAAGCATGCTCTCGTTCACGCTGCTTTCGCCCTCCGTCGCGTCTCCGTCCGCCGGAATCTTCTCGCCGCTCTTGACCAGTACGCGATCTCCTTTCTTGAGGTCGGACAGCCGGATGTCGACCACCGAGCCATCGGCGTCGATCCGGTGCGCATCCGCCGGCATCAGGCGCGCCAGTTCCTCTAACGCGCGGCTGGCGCCCATCACGCTCCGCATCTCGATCCAGTGTCCCAGCAGCATCAGGTCGATCAGAGTGGCTGTCTCCCAGAAAAACAGCTTGCCGTCGAGGCCGATCACCACGGCCGCGCTGTAGAAAAACGCCACGCTGATCGCCATCGCCACGAGGGTCATCATGCCGGGCCGGCGGTCGCGCAGTTCCGATACGAACCCCTTCAGAAAGGGCCATCCTCCATAGCCGTAGATGGCAGCGGAGAGGCCGAGCAACACCAGCAGGTCACCCGGGAAAGACCATGCGCCCCCGAGTCCGATGGCCTCCTGGATCATCGGGCTCAGGAGGAGGATGGGGACCGTCAGCGCCAGCGCGATGAAGAAACGCCGCTTGAAGTCGGCCGCCATGTCGCCGTGGCCGGCGTGGCCGTGGTGCGCCCCGTCGTGGGTGGACGGATGCGCGGATGTTTTGCGCGAGTGGGATTCGGCGTGATGGGTGTGTGCGTCGTGGGACATGGATTCGGGGGCTATCGGGGTGGAGAAGATGCGGATGCGGCCTCCTCGGCATCCGCGCGGGCCGGCAGGGACCGGCGTTTCCAGATGTAATAGATGGCAGGGATCACCAGCAGCGTCAACACGGTCGACGAGACCATCCCCCCGATCATCGGGGCGGCGATGCGCTTCATCACGTCGGACCCGGTGCCGGCGCCCCACATGATCGGGATGAGGCCGGCCATCGTGGACACGACCGTCATCATCTTCGGCCGCACCCGCTCGACGGCGCCGTTTACCACGGCTTCGTACAGATCCGCCGGCGATCGCATGGCGCCGCGGGCCACCCGGTCGCGCCAGGCGTGATCCAGGTAGATGA contains:
- a CDS encoding aldo/keto reductase yields the protein MQHRTLGTTSLSVSALSFGGWGIVGGLNWGHQEKANSLAALRAAYDAGMTTIDTAEMYGNGYSEQLIGEALGDVRDRLVIASKVVPANFAEADLRAACERSLKNLGTTWIDLYQLHWPNWDLPIEVPMRTLEALKQEGKIREYGVSNFGPLDLRDALRAGFAPASNQVAYSLLFRAPEYAIQPACLDAGVSILCYSPLLHGLLTGKFKNPADVPEDRARTRHFSSGQWAQVRHGQRGFEDLLFNTIQDIRALAEEAGEPMADLALAWLLTRPGVASVIVGGRNPDQVRRNVRAAELALRPEVAQALDDISNALKEAMGPNPDMWQATPRIR
- a CDS encoding copper-translocating P-type ATPase, which encodes MSHDAHTHHAESHSRKTSAHPSTHDGAHHGHAGHGDMAADFKRRFFIALALTVPILLLSPMIQEAIGLGGAWSFPGDLLVLLGLSAAIYGYGGWPFLKGFVSELRDRRPGMMTLVAMAISVAFFYSAAVVIGLDGKLFFWETATLIDLMLLGHWIEMRSVMGASRALEELARLMPADAHRIDADGSVVDIRLSDLKKGDRVLVKSGEKIPADGDATEGESSVNESMLTGESRPVKKTTGDGVIAGSVNGQGSLTVEVKKTGEESYLNQVIDLVKTAQASKSRTQNLADRAALWLTVVALSVGAVTFVAWFIAAGRDLAFSIERAVTVMVVACPHALGLAIPLVVAVSTSAAARRGLLIRNRTAFEQARLLDTMVFDKTGTLTEGRFGVTDILVYDADGEDEVLRLAAGVERGSEHPIAAGILHAAEERGIDAPASKGFTSITGQGVQADIDGRRIRVLSPGAIASAGLSPSDGRVDELGRQGKTVVYLVGGSDDEAELLGALALADVIRPSAREAIERLHAMGIDAVMLTGDRQEVADYVAGELGIDRTIAEVLPDEKSAKIKALQDEGRRVAMTGDGVNDAPALATADVGMAIGAGTDVAIEAADMVLVDSDPRDAVRVIALAKATYRKMIQNLWYAAGYNIVALPLAAGVLAAWGIILSPAVGAVLMSLSTVVVAINARILRVE